GACCGGCAAGATCGCCGCGGCCAGCCAGGACGCGACGGATGCGTGGGTGATACTTGTCGACGAACGCGGGCCGTTTGCCACGCGCAAGTCGCGGCTCGATACCGGCCTGGCCGATCCGAACCGCTTTCTGGACCAACCGGCGCGCGACAAGGTCGTCAAAGACCTTACGCCGGCGTAAGATCGCAGCCGATTTTTCCGAGCGTCAGGGTCTTACGGCCCTGGCGCTCTTGTCGTTTATGCGGGGCGCTTGCCCTGCCACGTCAGGAATGGTATTGCCTAGGAACAGAATTTATGTCGAACGAAAATCCAAATACACCCGCTGCCGAACCGAACGATTTCATCCGCGAAATGGTCCGTCAGGACATCGCGTCGGGGAAGTACAAGGCGCCCGTCACGCGATTCCCACCGGAACCGAACGGCTACCTGCATATCGGCCACGCGAAATCCATCTGCCTGAACTTCGGTATCGCCCGCGAATTCGGCGGCCAGTGCAACCTGCGCATGGACGACACCAATCCTACGAAGGAAGAGGTCGAGTACGTGGATTCCATCACGACCGATGTGAAATGGCTGATCGACGGGTGGGCCGACCATTGCTTTGGCCTCAAACCTGCGGGAAAAACGCCGGAAGGACACGAAGTTAACGGGAAGAAGGATTTCTTCTTGCCTGCCATCGTTGGTTCTCACGCATCGCCAGTCGAACCTTTCTACGCCTCGGACTATTTCGACCAGATTTACGAATGGGCGGTCGAACTGATCAAGCGGGGCAAGGCTTACGTTTGCGATCTCTCGCCCGAGGAAACGGAGGCGTATCGCGGCGCGCCCGACAAGCCCGGCAAGGACAGCCCGTTCCGCAACCGCTCGGTCGAGGAGAGCCTCGACTTGTTTACGCGCATGAAGAACGGCGAGTTCCCCGACGGCAAACGGACGTTGCGGTCGAAGATCGACATGGCGTCACCTAACATCTGGCTGCGCGACCCGTTGCTCTACCGTATCCGCCACGCCGCGCACCATCACACGGGCGACAAGTGGTGCATCTACCCGATGTATGACTTCGCCCATTGCCTGAGCGACTACATCGAAGGCATCACGCACAGTATTTGCACGCTCGAATTCGAAGTGCACCGGCCGCTCTACGACTGGATTCTCGAAAACCTCGACCTGCCGCGCCCGTTGCCGCACCAGTACGAATTCGCCAAGCTGATCCCGAGCTACACGATCGTTTCCAAGCGCAAGCTGATCCAGCTCGTGAACGACAAGGTGGTCACCGGCTGGGACGACCCGCGCATGCCGACCATCAGCGGCATCCGCCGGCGCGGCGTGCCCGCCAGCGCATTGCGCAGTTTCGCCATCGGCGTCGGCGTCACGAAATTCATCAGCCTCACCGACATGGCCGTGTTCGACCACGCCATCCGCGAGGACCTCAACAAACGCGCCCTGCGCCGCCTCGCCGTCCTGCGTCCGCTCAAGTTGACCATCACGAATCTGTCCCCGCATCACTACGAGGAACTCGACGCGGTCAACAATCCCGAGGACCCAGGCACCGGCACGCGCAAGATCCCCTTTGGTAACACACTCTACATCGAGCAGGACGACTTCATGGAAACCCCGCCGCCGAAGTTCTTTCGCTTAAAACCCGGTGGCGAAGTCCGATTGAAGTACGCCTATATCATCAAGTGCGATGAAGTGGTAAAAGACGCCTCCGGCAAAGTGGTCGAACTCCGCTGCACCGCTGATCTCGACAGCAAATCCGGCGGCCCGACCTCCAGCCGCAAAATCAAAGGCACGATCCACTGGGTCAGCGCCCAGCACGCCATCGACGTCGAAGCCCGTCTCTACGACCGTCTATTCACCGTGCCGGAGCCCGACGCCGAAGGTGACTTCAAGAAGAACCTCAACCCACACAGCCTCGAAGTCGTCACCGCCAAATGCGAGCCGTCGATGGTCGACGCCAACTTCAAAGAGCGCTACCAGTTCGAACGCCTCGGCTACTTCACCCTCGATCCCGATTCCGACATCGAGCCCCCAACCCCGAGTCAGCGTAAGTTGGTGCTCAACCGCACCATCACACTGAAAGACACCTGGGCGAAGATTGAAAGCAAAGCGAAGTGACCGTGACCAGAGCCGTCACTGCCTACCATGTTGAAGCTGCTCCAGCATCGTTTGGTCGTGAGATCACGCCGTCAGGATTCCTTGCGACGGTGAAGGGTAATCTTGTTCCCGTCGGGATCCTGCACCGTGGCCATGGAGCAACTGGGTAGTGCCAGTGGGCCAATGATGATTGGCACTTTATGCTCGCGCAGCGTGGCAACTGCCGCGTCGAAATCCTCGACCTCCAGTGCGGTGGATGGACCGTCCGGAGAAGGTTTCCATTGCGGCGAACAACCGATGCCGAGCGTCCCCGGACCAATGTTGTATTCAATCCATTTTTGGTCTTCCGCCTTCAACGGCGCGTTCGGCTTCAGGCCGAGGACACCCTCGTAGAATTTCCGGGCGCGACCGATGTCGGTAACGGGGTAGGCAGTAAAAGCGATTTCTTTGTAACGAATCATAAGACGTTCCTCTCTTCGGGTTCGCACTGCGTTGAGCGAGCCAGTCCTATTGGTCGATCATGTGAAGTACGGCATTGGGATCGGCAGCTTCCCGTGAATGAAAACTGTCGAAGTCGCCGCGCACCAACTTCAAAGCATACCGTTCGCGCTCAATTTCCTTCCGGGTTCGCACGCCAAAGCGTCGCGCCACCGGTAGCGGAGGGAGCCAGCCGAGTGTGACCCGCAGCAGTAGAAATGCCGCGGGCACCAGCGGCACGATCAGCCACCAGCGACTCGCGAAGGCGCCCATGAGCAAGCCCACAATCATAATGATTGGTGCAGCGGTTTCCAGCCGCCGGTCAATGTCCCATTCGCGATCGAGTTTGTTGAGCCGGCTCGAAATCAACCCATGGTCGGCGCGGCTGTAAAGACGAATCATGTCCACCGTTTCTCGATCAATACGTGCGTTGACCTCAGGCTCGGTGTTTTGGCGGATCCGATCAAGGCGAATCGCGGCAGTTCCAGAATCCGCCGGGTAGTCGGGTGTGGTTGATGACAGCGGTTGGTTTTGATCTATCCTTTTCATAAGCAATCTCCCCTTGCACAATATATTTGAGACATGACGGAATTCAACTGCGCGGGGCGTTGTTTGTGACCTAAGAGAATTACTGAAGCGGAACTAGGAGTTTAAACGAGGGCGACCCAAAGACGAGTGAGGTTGTGAGACGTGCTATAGTGGCGGGATGAACGCCGTTGCTTGGGCTGAACTGCCGGAGGAAGCGTTGTTGGAGTTGAAGATCTCGGCGCTGGGGTTGGCGTTGCCGGGGACGGAAGTGCAGCCGTTGGTGGAGCAACTCTACGGCGATCTGGCCCAGAAGGGCCTGACCTTTCGACCCCCGTGCTTCGTCGGCGACGAGTGGTTTGTGCCGGTGGGCATCCCGGCGATTGCGATCCCGTTTTTTCTGGTGCATCCCCGCCTGCGCGAGCTGGAGCGGAAGCTGATGCTGGAAGTCGAGGGGGACTCGCGCGCGGAATTTCTCCGGCTCATCCGCCACGAAGCCGGCCACGCTTACGCCTTCGCGTACCGGCTGCCGCGGCGGAAGAAATGGCAGGCGCAGTTTGGGTTATCGTCGAACGAGGACACGCCGAGCACCTATCGGCCGCGACCGTACAGCCGGTCGTTTGTGACGCACCTCGACGATTGGTACGCGCAGGCGCATCCCGATGAAGATTTTGCCGAGACGTTCGCGGTGTGGTTGACGCCGGGGTTGGACTGGCGCGCGCGGTACGCCGGATGGAAGGCGCTGGAGAAGCTCGAATATGTGGACGAGTTGATGAAGTCGCTGGCCGGGCAGTCGCCGCTGGTCGCGCCGCAGTTCCGGGAGAAGGAAAATTCGTATCTGAACATCAAGTTGCAGACGTATTACGCGCGGAAACGCCGGGCGTATGCGGAGGATTTCCCGGATTTCTTCGATCGCGACTTGCATCGGTTGTTTGCGGTAGGACCGGCCGCGACGCCGCGGGTACCGGCGTCGCGATTTCTGCGCGCGCACCGGCAACGCATCATCGCCGCCGTCGGCGCGTGGACCGGCGGCAAGAAGTATACCGTGAACCAACTGGTGCGCGACCTGAGCCAGCGGTGCGACAAGTTGGAGTTGCAAGCGGGAGCCGACGACCCGGCGCTGTTGGTGCAAGTGACGGCGTACCTGACGGCGTTGGTGACGAATTATTTGTTTACCGGGAAGTTCAAACGGACTAAATAATTCCCCATGTCTGCGACCGACAAAGTCCTGGTGTTGTGCGACACATTGAGCCCGACGGAGCTCGACGAGGATTACACCGAGGAGCTCAAAACCCCCGAGTGGGTTGTCGCGGCCGATGTGGTCGGGGCGTTGCGCGCGCTTGGCCACCCGACCGCGTTGCTGGGATTGTATGACAACCTCGATTTGATCCGTCAAAAAATCGCCGCGTTCCAGCCCGACGTGATCTTCAATATCCTCGATTGCTTCAAGGGGAATAGCGCGTTGGACCAGCACATTGCGTCGCTGTTGGAATTGCAGGGAGTCCCGTTCACCGGCTGCGGCGCGTTGGGTTTGACGCTCTCCAAACACAAAGGAATCGCCAAGCAAATCCTCGGCTATCACCGGATCCGCGTGCCGCAATTTGCGTTGTTCCCGCCCGGAAAGAAAATCGTCCGGCCGCGACGGTTGCAGTTTCCGGTGTTCATCAAGCCGACAAAAGAGGAAGCCTCCTATGGCATCGCCCAGGCCTCGTTCGTGGAAACCGACGAACAACTGACGGAGCGCGTCGCCTTCATCCACGAAAAATTCCGGCAGGACGCCATCGTCGAGGAATACATCCACGGCCGGGAACTCTACGTCAGCGTGCTCGGCAACGACCGTCTGCAAGTGTTCCCGATCCGCGAAATGTTGTTTCAAGAAATCCCGCCCGACGAACCGCGGTTCGCCAGCTTTAAGGCCAAGTGGGACGACGACTACCGGAAACGCTGGGGCATCGTCAATCGTTTTGCCCACGACCTCGACGCGGCGTTGGTCAAGAAGATCGAGCGCATCTGCAAGAGGATTTACCGGCTACTCGCCATTACCGGCTACGCGCGCATTGACCTGCGGTTGACCGATGACGGCCAGATTGTGTTCATCGAGGCCAATCCCAATCCAATCCTTGCCGTCGAGGAGGACTTCGCCCAATCAGCCGCCAAAGCCAGCCTCGCCTACCCGCAACTCATCGAAAAGATTCTCGCCCTCGCCAAAACAACCCGCCGCGAGTAAGGGCTTACCGGCCACCGCTTGGCCAATACGACGCTAGCTGGTGGCCGCGGCTTCCACGGCTTTTCTCACTCGCATTTCGTCCGCGCCGATCACGATGTCCACCTCGCCGCCTTGCTTGTCGTAGATGATGATGCGCGGGATGGCGGTCGCTTTGTATTCCTTCGCAAGGTCGGGATGTTTGTCCACGTTCACTTTTTGCACCACGACACTGGAATTTTCTTCGGCGATCTTTTCCAGGACCGGGCTGATCCTTCGGCACGGGCCGCACCAATCGGCGTAAAAATCGACAATCGTGATTTTGCCGTGCTCGGGCTGGATGGATCCCCGGGCTTGAGGGCGAGAATTGGCCGCGGAGGCTGCTGCAGGCTTGGGATGGGCGGGGGGAGGAG
This region of Verrucomicrobiia bacterium genomic DNA includes:
- the glnS gene encoding glutamine--tRNA ligase, whose protein sequence is MSNENPNTPAAEPNDFIREMVRQDIASGKYKAPVTRFPPEPNGYLHIGHAKSICLNFGIAREFGGQCNLRMDDTNPTKEEVEYVDSITTDVKWLIDGWADHCFGLKPAGKTPEGHEVNGKKDFFLPAIVGSHASPVEPFYASDYFDQIYEWAVELIKRGKAYVCDLSPEETEAYRGAPDKPGKDSPFRNRSVEESLDLFTRMKNGEFPDGKRTLRSKIDMASPNIWLRDPLLYRIRHAAHHHTGDKWCIYPMYDFAHCLSDYIEGITHSICTLEFEVHRPLYDWILENLDLPRPLPHQYEFAKLIPSYTIVSKRKLIQLVNDKVVTGWDDPRMPTISGIRRRGVPASALRSFAIGVGVTKFISLTDMAVFDHAIREDLNKRALRRLAVLRPLKLTITNLSPHHYEELDAVNNPEDPGTGTRKIPFGNTLYIEQDDFMETPPPKFFRLKPGGEVRLKYAYIIKCDEVVKDASGKVVELRCTADLDSKSGGPTSSRKIKGTIHWVSAQHAIDVEARLYDRLFTVPEPDAEGDFKKNLNPHSLEVVTAKCEPSMVDANFKERYQFERLGYFTLDPDSDIEPPTPSQRKLVLNRTITLKDTWAKIESKAK
- a CDS encoding VOC family protein — encoded protein: MIRYKEIAFTAYPVTDIGRARKFYEGVLGLKPNAPLKAEDQKWIEYNIGPGTLGIGCSPQWKPSPDGPSTALEVEDFDAAVATLREHKVPIIIGPLALPSCSMATVQDPDGNKITLHRRKES
- a CDS encoding ATP-grasp domain-containing protein, with translation MSATDKVLVLCDTLSPTELDEDYTEELKTPEWVVAADVVGALRALGHPTALLGLYDNLDLIRQKIAAFQPDVIFNILDCFKGNSALDQHIASLLELQGVPFTGCGALGLTLSKHKGIAKQILGYHRIRVPQFALFPPGKKIVRPRRLQFPVFIKPTKEEASYGIAQASFVETDEQLTERVAFIHEKFRQDAIVEEYIHGRELYVSVLGNDRLQVFPIREMLFQEIPPDEPRFASFKAKWDDDYRKRWGIVNRFAHDLDAALVKKIERICKRIYRLLAITGYARIDLRLTDDGQIVFIEANPNPILAVEEDFAQSAAKASLAYPQLIEKILALAKTTRRE